The DNA region GAGTCGATTGCATCGAGGGTTTGCAGTTAACCCCCCTTTAACTAGAACAAACTTAGCCACTCTCTCTCCTTACTTGTGTATGCACATAACCATTAAACACCTTCAGCGAACACTAAAAAAAGCCATTCTTAAAGCGCCATTGTAAACAAAATAAATATAGTGTTTATACAATTGCAGCTGTTGTTATGGTTCAGTTCATCAACTAAATTTTGTTCATCACTGGTGAGGACACAGCTCTCAAGCACAATAAATTGTGAGTGGTTAAATGAGTGATCGTTCAATGTCGATAAATGAGCACAAATGTGCTCGCTAAGAAAGCTGGAGAAATATTATGTTTGTAAATAATGGTTGGATCGTTGAAGCAAAGTTAAATGAAGGTGAGTTAGAAAACTTCAAAAAAGTGATGAACTCACAGATCAAACGGGCTTTGACAGAGAATGGGACACTGAATTACCAATACTACATGTCTGATGAAGGTGACATCTTGGTATATGAACGCTTTGCCGATCCAGATGCGTCACACGAACATATTGAAAATTGGGATGATCACGCTGAACGTTGGATTGCCGCCGCAGCCCCAACTCGTATGCTACACCTAGGTGACTTACCTGATGATGTTCGTGAGCGTCATGCAGTCCTATCGCCAACATGGTTAAAACCTTTAGGTGGCTTCGCTCGAAAAGAGGCTGAAGGCAGCGAGATAAAACGTGAAGATGGCTCAACAACGTTTGAAAACTTTGGTTGGATTGTTGAAGCAAAATTGAAGGAAGGGCATCTAGAGGCGTTCAAAGAAGTCATGACATCTCAAGTAGAGCGCGCAAAAACAGAAGAAGGCACACTGAACTACCAGTACTATATGTCTGATGAAGGCGACATCCTAGTGTATGAGCGTTTTAAAGATCTTGAGGCATCACACATCCATATTGAAAACTGGAATGATCATGCAGAGCGTTGGATTGCTGCAGCAACACCAACACGTATGGTACATCTAGGCGATTTACCACAAGAGTTACGAGAAAAACACGCGGCCTTGTCTCCACTACTTTTGAAGCCATTTGGTGGTTTTGCTAAATAAGCCAATGAACAAAAAGGGAGCATGATTATGTCTAACAAATTTTACTCAGTTCTTGAAGTGACACTAACAAATGATGATTGGATCCCAGCGTACATTGGTCCAGCAAACAAGTTAGTGGCGCAATATGGTGGTAAATACCTAGCACGAACTAATAGCCATGAGCGCTTAGAGGGTGATCGCGACCAGCCAGCACTTCGCATCGTAATAGAATGGCCTTTTCGTCAAGCAGCCGTTGATTTTATGAATGACCCTGGTTACGTCCCACACCTAAAGGCACGTACGGCGGGATCAGTAAGCCACCACGCTCTAATTGAAGCTAAAGATGACTTTGCTTAAATGATTCGATGATTA from Vibrio rarus includes:
- a CDS encoding putative quinol monooxygenase: MFVNNGWIVEAKLNEGELENFKKVMNSQIKRALTENGTLNYQYYMSDEGDILVYERFADPDASHEHIENWDDHAERWIAAAAPTRMLHLGDLPDDVRERHAVLSPTWLKPLGGFARKEAEGSEIKREDGSTTFENFGWIVEAKLKEGHLEAFKEVMTSQVERAKTEEGTLNYQYYMSDEGDILVYERFKDLEASHIHIENWNDHAERWIAAATPTRMVHLGDLPQELREKHAALSPLLLKPFGGFAK
- a CDS encoding DUF1330 domain-containing protein is translated as MSNKFYSVLEVTLTNDDWIPAYIGPANKLVAQYGGKYLARTNSHERLEGDRDQPALRIVIEWPFRQAAVDFMNDPGYVPHLKARTAGSVSHHALIEAKDDFA